The region TGCAAACTCGCCCCTCTATCGTCGCTACCAGGAGGTGACCAGTGTGCGTAATGCGATCAACCTTCTGGGGGCGAAAAATGTCAAGTTGGTAGTGACACTGGCGGCGATGCGCTCTTTTTCGGATGTGCGGAGTGTGGCCGTTGAAAAACTCTGGGAGCACTCTTTCTCAATTGCTCTGATCAGTAAGCTGATTGGTGCGAAAATCAGCCGCCAGCTAGCGGAAGAGATGGAGTTTACCGGTATTATTCATGATATTAGCTCGATGACCCTGGCAGCCAATTTCCCTGAAGCGTGTGATGGTCAACTCAAGTTGTGTAGTGAGGAGCAAGGGTATGATCAGTTAGAGGAGCAGGCTTTCGAGCTAGATCGCGAGGTGTTGATCGACTGGATAGCCAGCACACTTCATATGCCTTCGACATCGATGGATGCGATCAAACAGCTGTACGGGATTGCTGAAAAAATAGAGGTGAGTGGTAACGCGGCTGCTAATGATGGCAGCAATGCCCAGTGTCAGGCATCCATATTGGCACTGGCTCACAATATCGATCAGCAACTACATGAGAATGATTTGGTTGTGGTTTATCAGCACACACAGCAGCAAGTGCCGAAGTTGTTGGAGACGTTGAACCTGAGTGAGTCGCAGTTGACATCCATCATTGATGAGTCCCACGAAAAATTGGGTGAACGGTTTATGCTTTGAGAGTAGGTTGCAGCTCTACTGCTTTGCATAATAGCCGACAAATATGGTAAGGTATGCGTTGATTTTAACTTTAAAATGTAGGACTAGGCGCTTATTCAGTGTCAGAACTTAGAGGGTGTAATTGAATGACTGGTTTAGAACGTATTGCGAAGCAAGTAGCTGAAACCCCTGTAGTTATCTATATGAAAGGATCACCTCAGCTCCCTTCTTGTGGCTTTTCCAGCCGTGCGTCTCAAGCGTTAGCCGCTTGTGAACAGGCGTTTTCCTATGTGAACATCATCGAAGATATGGAGATCTACGAGGCGCTACCCAAGTTTGCTGATTGGCCAACTTTTCCGCAGATCTATATCGATGGTGAGCTCATTGGTGGTTGTGATATTACCCTGGAGCTATTTGAGACAGGTGAACTGAAAAAAATGATGGAAACTGCTAACGCCAAATCGACCGCTTAACCTGCATCACAGCTTGGGGGTACCACACCCCCAGCCTCTCTCCACTTCTAAGTTAGGGGTACGAGTTGAGCTTATACAACACCCTGACTACGCAGGTAGTCGTCATAACTGCCAGAGAAGTCCTTAACCCCATCCGGGGTGATCTCAATAATACGGGTTGCAATTGATGAGACAAATTCACGATCGTGGCTTACGAACAGAAGGGTGCCAGGAAAGTTTTCCAGTGCCAGGTTGAGTGATTCAATCGACTCCATGTCCAGGTGATTGGTTGGCTCATCCATCAGCAAGACATTGGGCTTTTGCAGGATCAGTTTGCCAAACAGCATTCGTCCCTGCTCTCCACCAGAGAGCACCTTAATGGATTTGGCCAAATCGTCGCGGCCAAACAACAAACGCCCCAGCGTGCCACGGATCATCTGGTCATCATCTCCCTCTTTACTCCAGCGCCCCATCCAGTCCGTCAGGTTTTCATCCTCAGCAAAGTCTGCGGCGTGATCCTGTGCAAAATAACCCAGCTGAGCATTTTCTGCCCATTTTATCTTGCCCTTTTCATGTTCAAGCTCACCCACCAGGCAGCGTAATAGTGTTGTTTTGCCGATACCATTCGGGCCAATGATAGCAATGCGCTCGCCGGCCTCGATCATTAAATTCAAATTATTAAACAGCACCTTGCCGTCAAAACTTTTTCCTAACGCGGTGACTTCAACGGCTTGGCGGTGAAGCTTTTTTGCCTGCTCGAAGCGGATAAATGGGTTGACACGGCTGGAGGGCTTGATTTCATCCAGCTCAATTTTATCGATCTGCTTGGCGCGAGAGGTAGCCTGTTTCGCTTTTGAGGCATTCGCTGAAAAACGACTGACAAACTGCTGTAATTCGGCAATTTGCGCCTTCTTTTTGGCGTTATCTGACAGCTGGCGTTCACGGGCTTGTGTTGACGCTAGCATGTAGTCGTCGTAATTGCCGGGGTATACGCGCAACTCGCCAAAATCCAGATCGGCCATGTGGGTGCAGACGCTGTTTAGGAAGTGGCGATCATGAGAGATGATAATCATGGTGCAGTTGCGCTGATTCAACACGCCCTCTAACCAGCGAATGGTATTAATGTCCAGATTATTGGTGGGTTCA is a window of Gammaproteobacteria bacterium DNA encoding:
- a CDS encoding HDOD domain-containing protein, translating into ANSPLYRRYQEVTSVRNAINLLGAKNVKLVVTLAAMRSFSDVRSVAVEKLWEHSFSIALISKLIGAKISRQLAEEMEFTGIIHDISSMTLAANFPEACDGQLKLCSEEQGYDQLEEQAFELDREVLIDWIASTLHMPSTSMDAIKQLYGIAEKIEVSGNAAANDGSNAQCQASILALAHNIDQQLHENDLVVVYQHTQQQVPKLLETLNLSESQLTSIIDESHEKLGERFML
- a CDS encoding ABC-F family ATPase, encoding MLTTANITMQFGAKPLFEDISVKFGEGNRYGLIGANGCGKSTLMKILGGDLEPSEGNVSKGPDERLGKLRQDQFAYEECSVLDTVIMGHEELWEVKKERDRIYSLPDMSEADGIKVAHLEVEFAEMDGYTAESRAGELLLGVGIPIELHTGSMSEVAPGWKLRVLLAQALFSDPEILLLDEPTNNLDINTIRWLEGVLNQRNCTMIIISHDRHFLNSVCTHMADLDFGELRVYPGNYDDYMLASTQARERQLSDNAKKKAQIAELQQFVSRFSANASKAKQATSRAKQIDKIELDEIKPSSRVNPFIRFEQAKKLHRQAVEVTALGKSFDGKVLFNNLNLMIEAGERIAIIGPNGIGKTTLLRCLVGELEHEKGKIKWAENAQLGYFAQDHAADFAEDENLTDWMGRWSKEGDDDQMIRGTLGRLLFGRDDLAKSIKVLSGGEQGRMLFGKLILQKPNVLLMDEPTNHLDMESIESLNLALENFPGTLLFVSHDREFVSSIATRIIEITPDGVKDFSGSYDDYLRSQGVV
- the grxD gene encoding Grx4 family monothiol glutaredoxin — encoded protein: MTGLERIAKQVAETPVVIYMKGSPQLPSCGFSSRASQALAACEQAFSYVNIIEDMEIYEALPKFADWPTFPQIYIDGELIGGCDITLELFETGELKKMMETANAKSTA